One genomic window of Niveibacterium sp. SC-1 includes the following:
- a CDS encoding AMP-binding protein, with translation MRELAAFLSPAFSEPARVVARTAGQAVTAEQFLRRVAAQAAALAAHPGQRFGLFHEDAFKAAVQLFAAWFAGKTVVLPADRLPATDARLADRVDAWLAPMDARGDDAALAALRGSARATTDARLEVFTSGSTGEPVAIPKTLAQLDAELTRIEACWGAQVRGRLILATVPHQHVYGLLFRILWPLSAGHVFESQRTAFPETLAAQLEASAAVLVSSPAFLKRWPESLGLHPLAAPPHAVFSSGGPLPREVSCDLQARLGCPVTEIYGSSETGGIAYRVQGEEETPWRLHQGLEIRIDADQTLHLRSPFLPDAAQWYETGDRALSEEGGFRLLGRADRIVKIEEKRVSLDAIESVLQAQPEVSLARAVVLDDGRIGVVLVLSEAGHAEVATRGARALHQSLRQCLADSIEAVALPRRWRHVAALPVDGLGKSPLALLRALFEQVRTMPEARLIEREGDVCLLGLEVDEGLAAFEGHFADTPILPGVAQLDWACALAERHFGTLGAFSAVEALKFNKPVRPGMHLQLRIERQSAKSAIGFRYTCGEEAVSSGRLVFAGAPA, from the coding sequence GTGCGTGAGCTTGCCGCTTTCCTGAGCCCTGCTTTCTCCGAGCCGGCGCGCGTCGTCGCCCGCACGGCGGGGCAGGCCGTCACGGCCGAGCAGTTCCTGCGCCGGGTGGCCGCCCAGGCCGCGGCACTCGCCGCGCACCCGGGTCAGCGCTTCGGCCTCTTCCACGAAGACGCGTTCAAAGCGGCCGTGCAGCTTTTCGCTGCCTGGTTTGCCGGCAAGACGGTGGTACTGCCCGCCGATCGCCTGCCCGCGACCGACGCGCGACTCGCCGATCGCGTCGACGCGTGGCTCGCGCCCATGGACGCTCGCGGCGACGATGCGGCCCTGGCCGCCCTGCGCGGAAGCGCACGCGCCACGACGGATGCTCGCCTCGAAGTCTTCACCTCGGGTTCGACCGGCGAACCGGTCGCGATTCCCAAGACGCTCGCCCAGCTCGACGCCGAACTCACGCGCATCGAAGCCTGCTGGGGTGCGCAGGTGCGCGGGCGGCTGATCCTCGCGACGGTGCCGCACCAGCATGTGTATGGCCTGCTGTTCCGCATCCTGTGGCCGCTTAGTGCCGGCCACGTCTTCGAATCGCAGCGCACCGCCTTTCCCGAAACCCTGGCCGCGCAGCTGGAGGCCTCGGCTGCCGTGCTCGTGTCGAGTCCCGCCTTCCTCAAGCGCTGGCCTGAGTCGCTCGGCCTGCATCCGCTGGCTGCGCCGCCGCATGCGGTCTTCTCGTCCGGCGGTCCGCTGCCGCGCGAGGTGTCGTGCGACTTGCAGGCGCGCCTGGGCTGCCCGGTCACCGAGATCTACGGCAGCTCGGAGACCGGCGGCATCGCCTACCGGGTGCAGGGCGAGGAGGAAACACCCTGGCGTCTGCACCAAGGCCTGGAAATCCGGATCGATGCGGACCAGACCCTGCATCTGCGTTCGCCCTTCCTGCCGGATGCCGCGCAGTGGTACGAGACCGGTGATCGCGCCTTGTCCGAGGAGGGCGGCTTCCGTCTGCTCGGCCGCGCCGACCGCATCGTGAAGATCGAGGAGAAGCGGGTGTCGCTGGACGCGATCGAAAGCGTCCTACAAGCCCAGCCCGAGGTGAGCCTCGCGCGCGCCGTCGTGCTCGATGACGGCCGCATTGGTGTCGTCCTGGTCCTCAGCGAAGCAGGGCACGCCGAGGTTGCCACGCGGGGCGCCCGCGCACTGCATCAGTCGTTGCGCCAGTGTCTTGCCGACAGCATCGAAGCCGTGGCCTTGCCGCGTCGCTGGCGCCATGTGGCGGCATTGCCTGTCGATGGGCTCGGCAAATCGCCGCTGGCCTTGTTGCGCGCGCTCTTCGAGCAAGTGCGGACGATGCCTGAGGCGCGCCTGATCGAACGTGAGGGCGACGTCTGCCTGCTTGGCCTGGAGGTCGACGAAGGGCTCGCGGCCTTCGAGGGCCACTTTGCCGATACCCCCATCCTGCCCGGCGTCGCGCAGCTCGATTGGGCCTGCGCGCTGGCCGAGCGGCATTTCGGCACCCTCGGGGCGTTCTCCGCCGTCGAGGCACTCAAGTTCAACAAACCGGTGCGGCCCGGCATGCATCTGCAGTTGCGCATTGAGCGCCAGAGCGCGAAATCGGCCATCGGTTTTCGCTACACCTGTGGCGAGGAGGCCGTCTCCAGCGGCCGCCTCGTCTTTGCCGGAGCGCCCGCATGA
- a CDS encoding acyl carrier protein, whose amino-acid sequence MKREEIYTWLVKVLEESFEIDAARVTPEANLYTDLDIDSIDAVDLMLRAKELTGRRIQPEVFKSVRTVQDVVNALYDVMAESA is encoded by the coding sequence ATGAAACGCGAAGAGATCTACACCTGGCTGGTCAAGGTGCTTGAGGAGAGCTTCGAGATCGACGCCGCACGCGTGACGCCCGAGGCCAATCTCTACACCGATCTGGACATCGACAGCATCGATGCGGTTGACCTGATGCTGCGCGCCAAGGAGCTCACTGGCCGGCGTATCCAGCCCGAAGTGTTCAAGAGCGTGCGCACGGTGCAGGACGTGGTGAACGCCCTCTACGACGTGATGGCTGAATCGGCTTGA
- a CDS encoding phosphopantetheine-binding protein encodes MDELYAEIKQTIIESLDLEEIGVEDIDTHAPLFGEGLGLDSIDALELGVALQRRYGVVLSADSAETKQHFASVAALAELVRAHRAATEQA; translated from the coding sequence ATGGATGAGCTGTACGCCGAAATCAAGCAAACGATCATCGAGAGTCTGGATCTGGAAGAGATCGGCGTCGAAGACATCGATACCCACGCGCCGCTCTTTGGCGAAGGCCTGGGCCTGGATTCGATCGACGCACTGGAGCTGGGGGTCGCCCTGCAACGTCGCTATGGCGTCGTGCTGTCGGCCGACTCGGCCGAGACCAAGCAGCATTTCGCGTCCGTGGCCGCGCTGGCCGAGCTGGTGCGCGCGCATCGGGCCGCTACGGAGCAGGCCTAA
- a CDS encoding lysophospholipid acyltransferase family protein — protein sequence MLIDVLSRGWRLLATALSFASFGLGGLVLRLVLFPVVRLLARDVETRMRWSRGLVRGSFRLFVRMMRALGVLSYELRGVERLDRRGLLILANHPSLIDVAFLMAFVRNADCVVKDALWRNPFTRGPVEAAGFVSNRTGPELVDACVASVRGGSNLIIFPEGTRTKPDTPLVFQRGAANVAVRGGLDVTPVVIRCRPTTLTKGEPWWAVPARRPHFTFEVGCDIPVAPYVQETAPSAAARELTRNLQSHFSLELSRHG from the coding sequence GTGCTGATTGATGTCCTGTCGCGGGGCTGGAGGCTGCTTGCCACGGCCTTGAGCTTCGCGAGCTTCGGTCTCGGCGGCTTGGTGCTGCGCCTCGTCCTGTTTCCCGTCGTCCGCCTGCTGGCACGTGACGTCGAGACGCGCATGCGTTGGTCACGTGGCCTGGTGCGGGGCAGCTTCCGCCTGTTTGTCAGGATGATGCGCGCGCTCGGCGTGCTGAGCTACGAGCTGCGCGGTGTCGAGCGCCTCGATAGACGTGGCCTCCTGATTCTCGCCAACCATCCTTCCCTGATCGACGTGGCCTTCCTGATGGCCTTCGTCCGCAACGCCGATTGCGTGGTCAAGGACGCGCTGTGGCGCAATCCTTTCACGCGCGGACCTGTCGAGGCAGCCGGTTTTGTCAGCAACCGCACTGGCCCCGAGCTGGTCGACGCCTGTGTGGCTTCCGTGCGCGGGGGCAGCAATCTGATCATCTTTCCCGAAGGCACACGCACGAAGCCGGACACCCCCTTGGTGTTCCAGCGCGGCGCAGCCAACGTTGCGGTGCGCGGCGGCCTGGACGTGACGCCGGTGGTGATCCGCTGCCGTCCGACTACGCTGACCAAGGGCGAGCCCTGGTGGGCCGTGCCGGCGCGACGCCCGCACTTTACATTTGAGGTGGGCTGCGATATTCCCGTCGCTCCCTATGTTCAAGAGACCGCGCCGTCCGCGGCGGCGCGTGAACTCACACGCAATCTGCAATCGCATTTCTCGTTGGAGCTGTCGCGCCATGGATGA
- a CDS encoding beta-ketoacyl synthase chain length factor, with translation MRFALKNWAAWAPGREQGSDWEAWARSEVPEATQGEPAVPMVPAMLRRRADRLGRMALRVAYEALGERRGLPVVFVSAHGSVTRSASLLEELAAGVPLSPAGFASSVHNAATGLLGIAREDRAPCSALAAGDASVLAMLTEVAGFHADGYDEVLGILCDEEVPAYYAPYLDWPPSSAAWAGVIARGDVPADVSAQTSDIRMRFSATVDSPSHEFPAGSEEPLLAWIRWLLGTEPTLHCPGLGGSWRLERAD, from the coding sequence ATGCGTTTCGCGCTGAAAAACTGGGCGGCCTGGGCCCCGGGTCGCGAGCAAGGTTCCGACTGGGAGGCTTGGGCGCGTTCGGAAGTTCCTGAGGCGACGCAGGGCGAGCCCGCTGTGCCGATGGTGCCGGCGATGCTGCGCCGGCGGGCCGACCGGCTAGGTCGCATGGCTTTGCGCGTAGCTTACGAGGCCTTGGGTGAGCGCCGCGGACTGCCCGTCGTCTTCGTTTCTGCGCATGGCTCGGTGACCCGTTCGGCGTCCCTGCTCGAAGAGCTCGCCGCCGGCGTCCCGCTGTCGCCCGCCGGATTCGCGTCTTCGGTCCACAACGCCGCGACCGGTCTGCTCGGTATCGCGCGCGAGGACCGTGCACCCTGTTCCGCCCTGGCCGCCGGCGACGCCTCGGTGCTCGCCATGCTCACCGAAGTGGCCGGCTTCCATGCGGATGGCTACGACGAGGTGCTGGGAATCCTCTGCGACGAGGAGGTGCCGGCCTACTACGCGCCGTATCTGGACTGGCCGCCGTCTTCCGCGGCCTGGGCCGGGGTGATCGCACGGGGGGATGTGCCCGCGGATGTCTCCGCGCAGACATCCGACATCCGCATGCGTTTCTCCGCCACCGTCGATTCGCCCTCGCACGAGTTTCCTGCCGGCTCAGAAGAGCCGTTGCTGGCCTGGATACGCTGGTTGCTCGGCACCGAGCCCACCTTGCATTGCCCCGGACTGGGCGGTTCCTGGAGGCTCGAACGTGCTGATTGA